A genomic window from Sphingobacterium sp. BN32 includes:
- a CDS encoding PLP-dependent aspartate aminotransferase family protein: protein MAHLETDLIHQGCGFNDSKAVVTPIYQTSTYYADEDLQQYIVAATETKHPTFYHRHGNPTNSQAAAILASLEKTEDALLLATGMAAISTAILAVVKEGDHIVTQNSLYSGAMLFFKEFLNDYGISVTHVDQKDNTAFERAIQQNTKLIYVETPSNPNLDVTDLEYIGQLGKKHGITAMVDNTFASPINQTPAEFGIDIVVHSATKYLGGHSDLTAGAICGSKEFIHKAWRRSLVLGASLSPFDSWLLLRGMKTLAMRVKQINSNALAIAEWFEKHPAIKHVAYIGLQSHPQYELAAKQMRGGTGMLCIEIVGDEDQAYQHAQQVLNKLQIFANAASLGGVESLVVHPASMWGSHHDKSQKKTSGITPGMLRISVGIEHIDDLIGDFEAALEGIK, encoded by the coding sequence ATGGCACATTTAGAAACTGACCTTATACATCAAGGATGTGGCTTCAACGACAGTAAGGCTGTTGTCACGCCCATATATCAAACTTCCACTTACTATGCTGACGAAGACTTGCAGCAGTATATCGTCGCGGCGACAGAAACTAAACACCCGACGTTCTACCATCGTCATGGCAACCCCACAAATTCGCAGGCTGCTGCGATCTTGGCAAGTCTGGAGAAAACAGAAGATGCTTTGCTTTTGGCAACGGGAATGGCTGCGATCAGCACCGCGATCCTTGCAGTAGTAAAAGAAGGAGATCATATCGTTACACAAAACTCGCTTTATTCGGGCGCGATGTTATTCTTTAAAGAATTTCTGAACGACTACGGCATATCCGTTACGCATGTAGATCAAAAGGATAACACTGCGTTTGAGCGAGCGATTCAGCAGAACACCAAGTTGATTTATGTGGAAACACCTTCCAATCCGAATCTGGATGTGACCGACTTGGAATACATCGGACAGTTGGGTAAGAAACATGGAATCACCGCGATGGTAGACAATACTTTCGCTTCGCCCATCAATCAAACGCCTGCAGAGTTTGGCATTGACATCGTTGTGCACAGTGCAACGAAATATCTTGGCGGCCATAGTGATTTAACGGCAGGCGCAATATGCGGAAGCAAGGAATTTATACATAAGGCATGGCGCAGGTCGCTGGTTCTAGGTGCATCGCTTAGTCCATTTGACTCCTGGCTTCTGCTTCGTGGCATGAAGACCCTTGCTATGCGCGTAAAACAGATCAATAGCAATGCGCTTGCAATCGCGGAATGGTTTGAAAAACATCCTGCGATTAAGCATGTGGCTTATATTGGCTTGCAATCGCATCCTCAATATGAATTGGCGGCAAAGCAGATGCGTGGAGGAACAGGCATGCTGTGTATCGAAATTGTCGGCGATGAGGATCAGGCCTATCAACATGCTCAACAGGTACTTAATAAGTTACAAATCTTTGCCAATGCGGCAAGCTTGGGCGGTGTGGAATCTTTAGTAGTCCATCCTGCAAGCATGTGGGGCAGCCACCATGATAAATCGCAAAAGAAGACATCGGGAATTACGCCAGGAATGTTGCGGATATCGGTAGGGATTGAACATATCGATGACCTAATTGGCGATTTTGAAGCAGCGCTGGAAGGGATAAAATAA